In Sphingobacterium sp. R2, the genomic stretch CGCATTAAAATTCGGTTTCTTAGGTTTAGCTTTAACTGTAGCTTTCGCATCTTGTAACAATTCAGAGAAAAAATCTGAAGGTGCTGCAGATTCAGCTTCAGCTTTAGTTGATTCAGCTGCTAACACTTTGGATTCAGCTGCTAACCACGTAGATTCAGCTGCTGTTAAAGTTGATTCTGCTGCTGCTAAAGTTGATTCAGCTGCTACTAAAAAATAATTTAGGACTGAATAAAGCTTTTGGAAGGCCTTTTTTAACAAAAGGTCTTTCTTTTTTCAAAAAGAGAAAAATCTGGGGTTACCTTTTTAATATAACGGTATTAACCTCTAAATAACAAGATTTAAAAATATTTAATTTTAATAAAATGAAAAACGCATTCAAATTCGGTTTCTTAGGTTTAGCTTTAACATTAGCTTTCGCATCATGTGGTGAAACTGGTAAAACAACTGATGCTGCTACTGATTCAGCTAATGTTGCTTTAGATTCAGCTAACACACAATTAGATTCAGCAAAAACTGCTGTGGATTCAGCAAAATCAGCTGTAGATTCAGCTGAGGCTAAAGTTGATTCAACTAAAGCTGCTCACTAATTTTCTGAAATAGAATTTAGACTTTATAAAAAAGCTTCCTTCACTAAGGAGGCTTTTTTTATATCTGTGCCAATTAAATTGCTAAGCTCCAAGCATTTTTTTACCTTTGCCAAAAAATCATTCAATCTATGGCTTTATCATCTTTAACAGCAGTTACTCCTATCGACGGACGCTATTACAATAACACTCATGAACTTTCAGCATTTTTTTCTGAATTTGCTTTAATAAAATATCGCGTACGCGTAGAAGTGGAATATTTTATTGCATTAGGTGAATCAGGTATTGCCCAATTGCAACAATTTGACAAAAGTCTACATGAGAAATTGCGTGATATTTATAGGAATTTTTCTGAGGAAGATGCTATTTGGATCAAAAACACAGAGAAAGTTACGAACCATGATGTTAAAGCCGTTGAATATTTTCTAAAAGACCAATTTGAAAAATTAGGCCTACAAGACTACCTTGAATTTATTCATTTTGGTTTAACTTCCCAAGATATCAATAATACAGCTATTCCGCTTTCTTGGAAAGAAGCCATAAAAGAAAGCTACTCGCCAGCGATTAACGAGTTACTTCATGAATTAAAATCATTAGCGACGTCATGGGCAGGTATTCCGATGTTGGCCCGTACCCATGGACAGCCAGCATCTCCAACTCGATTGGGCAAAGAGTTTTATGTTTTTATTGAACGAATAGAGCGACAGTTACAACTACTCAACCAAGTTCCATATTCCGCCAAATTTGGTGGCGCAACAGGTAATTTCAATGCGCATCAGGTTGCTTACCCGGAAACCAATTGGATCAATTTTGGAAATAATTTTGTCAACAATGTCTTGGGTTTAGACCGATCACAAACCACAACGCAAATTGAACATTACGATAATTTTGCGGCGAGTTGCGATGCTTTAAAACGCATAAACAATATCCTAATCGACTTGTGCCGTGATATCTGGACTTATATTTCGATGGATTATTTTAAACAAAAAATCACTGCAGGACAGATCGGTTCATCTGCTATGCCCCATAAGGTCAACCCAATTGACTTTGAAAATGCAGAAGGAAATTTGGGCATCGCAAATGCTATTTTCGAGCATCTCTCCGCTAAATTACCGATTTCACGTCTTCAGCGTGATTTAACAGATTCGACAGTTTTACGTAATATTGGTGTTCCATTTGCGCACACGCTCATTGCCGTTAAATCGACATTGAGAGGTTTACGTAAATTGATTTTAAACGAACAGGCATTGGCTGATGACCTTGAAAATAACTGGGCTGTTGTGGCCGAAGCATTACAAACCATATTAAGAAGAGAAGGCTATCCAAAACCGTACGAAGCTCTGAAAGATCTTACACGCACAAACACGCGGGTAACGAAAGAAACAATCGCAACGTTTGTCGATCAGCTCCATGTTTCCGATAAAGTTAAAGCAGAACTGAAAGCGATCAGTCCTGCTAATTATACGGGTGTCACTTTATAAGCTTTTACTTATAAATGACCTTAATAAAGCTCCTTTTGATATATATTTGCTTAGAATAAAAAATAGATAATACATGGCTACGATTAACGTATATACAGAATCTACACCCAACCCTTCAACCATGAAATTTTTGGTCAATAAGTTATTGATCAACGGTAGTGTGGATTTTCCAAATAAAGAGGCAGCACAAGATTCACCGTTTGCACTTGAATTATTCAAATTTAATTTTGTAAATGGTGTATTTTTCGCGAGTAACTTCGTTACTATTACCAAAACGGAAGATGCAGAATGGGAAGACGTTGAAGCTTTGTTGAAAGATTTTGTAAAAGGGGCTGTAGAGTCTGAACTTGCTGTAAAAACGGTACACCACGACACAGAAGTGGATTTT encodes the following:
- a CDS encoding NifU family protein, encoding MATINVYTESTPNPSTMKFLVNKLLINGSVDFPNKEAAQDSPFALELFKFNFVNGVFFASNFVTITKTEDAEWEDVEALLKDFVKGAVESELAVKTVHHDTEVDFEGTETEIKIQQVLHDYVRPAVEQDGGAIHYKSFSEGVVTVELKGSCSGCPSSTITLKAGIEGLLKRMVPEVTEVVAEAM
- the purB gene encoding adenylosuccinate lyase, producing MALSSLTAVTPIDGRYYNNTHELSAFFSEFALIKYRVRVEVEYFIALGESGIAQLQQFDKSLHEKLRDIYRNFSEEDAIWIKNTEKVTNHDVKAVEYFLKDQFEKLGLQDYLEFIHFGLTSQDINNTAIPLSWKEAIKESYSPAINELLHELKSLATSWAGIPMLARTHGQPASPTRLGKEFYVFIERIERQLQLLNQVPYSAKFGGATGNFNAHQVAYPETNWINFGNNFVNNVLGLDRSQTTTQIEHYDNFAASCDALKRINNILIDLCRDIWTYISMDYFKQKITAGQIGSSAMPHKVNPIDFENAEGNLGIANAIFEHLSAKLPISRLQRDLTDSTVLRNIGVPFAHTLIAVKSTLRGLRKLILNEQALADDLENNWAVVAEALQTILRREGYPKPYEALKDLTRTNTRVTKETIATFVDQLHVSDKVKAELKAISPANYTGVTL